A DNA window from Actinokineospora baliensis contains the following coding sequences:
- a CDS encoding YbaB/EbfC family nucleoid-associated protein, protein MTDHRAQVEDLLADYRRGRDQLAEVHRALAAIRETATSDCGVVTATVSAQGALTALDLRDDAYRVYRPADLAAVIVRTIAAADALAASAAGHAVAPVLPAGTDPEALLRGTADLRRDEITPPVVEESYENVAWLEPDAGRP, encoded by the coding sequence GTGACCGACCACCGAGCCCAGGTCGAGGATCTCCTCGCCGATTACCGGCGCGGGCGGGACCAGCTCGCTGAGGTGCACCGGGCGCTGGCGGCGATCAGGGAGACCGCGACCAGCGACTGCGGCGTCGTCACCGCGACCGTGTCCGCGCAAGGCGCTCTCACCGCGTTGGACCTGCGGGACGACGCCTACCGCGTGTACCGGCCCGCCGATCTGGCCGCCGTGATCGTGCGCACCATCGCCGCCGCGGACGCCCTTGCCGCGAGCGCGGCCGGGCACGCGGTCGCGCCGGTGCTGCCCGCGGGAACGGACCCGGAGGCCCTGTTGCGGGGCACAGCAGACCTGCGCCGCGACGAGATCACGCCGCCGGTCGTCGAAGAGAGCTACGAGAACGTGGCCTGGCTTGAGCCGGACGCGGGGAGGCCGTGA
- a CDS encoding WXG100 family type VII secretion target: protein MDRFEADSERLAHRAGQFDALAGRAGSIHRELADLVSSTGACWGGDAVGLRFSATHAGPALQTLKALNALSGKLDDVGDRFRETAHAYRRTEDHNTGVLDA from the coding sequence ATGGACAGGTTCGAGGCAGACAGCGAGCGCCTCGCCCACCGGGCCGGGCAGTTCGACGCACTGGCCGGGCGAGCGGGGTCGATTCACCGCGAGCTGGCCGACCTGGTCAGCTCGACGGGGGCCTGCTGGGGCGGTGATGCCGTCGGCCTGCGGTTCTCCGCGACCCACGCCGGGCCCGCCCTCCAGACCCTCAAGGCCCTCAACGCGCTGTCGGGGAAGCTGGACGACGTCGGCGACCGCTTCCGCGAAACAGCCCACGCCTATAGGCGCACCGAGGACCACAACACCGGCGTGCTCGACGCTTAG
- a CDS encoding glycohydrolase toxin TNT-related protein (This protein contains a domain related to Tuberculosis Necrotizing Toxin, which is the C-terminal effector domain of outer membrane channel protein CpnT, and which has a lethal NAD+-glycohydrolase activity.) — MGMQLPGELAGVAAATGVRWPQGDETKMRATAKAWELAGTRIAALAGDADSAAHSALSAFDGDAADAAERYWSRFVRGDNGHFNATAKGCREAAERLNHAANEIAAAKAKIVEKLVALAKNMDAAKVAADAGNENALLNLSWLIKGIATNIAHIQNSLLTTVASIGSSVTFTNDLVNAGPGAIGSGIVSLLGTTVQAASTVVTGVTGAAGHGIRDIVVPLVDTVTKPVIAAGNQIANGKITTPSAADLGLKPGATAPPVLPVVPPKLDTVIQTPPAPHTQPVLPPVGGPAVQLPEIPTNVPPPMPVPTQPPHVGLPVDAVQAASAAVIDAPSQTSAPVGQPSGGAPGAGSTVGGVQPGGTTAAPPSGNPLGGRLTGVNLGGTPIVGNIPSTSAPSATPRPATPGVLGVPAQTPGGGKQLAPPPQQQKPQPVRAEPGAKAAEQAAKTGEGTRSQTGAKAANTAARVGDSTSRPLADQSGRGADAPKNALRSGEPTRAPEGSKQQIAAKLSDLTAKTDSQPNRIAEALQTGKPGESGKGSPLGQGKLTGAVPQPDQPVAAPDQPAKSAEKREEGGGFAVVPIVVGPFKGRADKGAQSLSQSQMFPGGRMPAASLAPMRQLAPPPADVDFAAGLRFPPGDHPKSELADSATPVQHAAPTRGRTAPDLLHSYDPQGGIHERDWDRRFLVRPFDPNSQRRTEYAWPTSELYPEGGAAPGEALVLPEGTVLDRFGTANGRVFSADGTRFARRSLPPAHASAGYRRYRVVQPLPVWRAVSAPWFGQPGGGERYRATHSAAELVALGLLEETP, encoded by the coding sequence ATGGGGATGCAGTTGCCCGGCGAGCTGGCTGGCGTCGCCGCTGCCACGGGGGTTCGGTGGCCGCAAGGCGATGAGACCAAGATGCGGGCCACGGCCAAGGCTTGGGAGCTCGCCGGGACCCGGATCGCCGCGTTGGCAGGCGATGCCGACAGCGCCGCCCACTCCGCCTTGTCCGCGTTCGACGGTGACGCCGCCGACGCCGCCGAGCGCTACTGGTCGCGCTTCGTGCGGGGCGACAACGGCCACTTCAACGCCACCGCCAAGGGCTGCCGGGAAGCGGCGGAGCGGTTGAACCACGCCGCCAACGAGATCGCCGCCGCCAAGGCGAAGATCGTCGAGAAGCTGGTGGCGCTGGCCAAGAACATGGACGCCGCCAAGGTCGCGGCCGACGCGGGCAACGAGAACGCCCTCCTGAACCTGTCGTGGCTGATCAAGGGCATCGCGACCAACATCGCGCACATCCAGAACTCGCTGCTCACCACCGTGGCGTCGATCGGCTCGAGCGTCACGTTCACCAACGACCTGGTCAACGCGGGCCCCGGTGCCATCGGGAGCGGGATCGTGTCGCTGCTCGGCACGACCGTGCAGGCCGCCAGCACCGTGGTGACCGGCGTGACCGGCGCGGCGGGCCACGGCATCCGCGACATCGTCGTCCCGCTGGTCGACACGGTGACCAAGCCGGTGATCGCCGCGGGCAACCAGATCGCCAACGGCAAGATCACCACCCCGTCCGCCGCGGACCTGGGCCTCAAGCCCGGCGCGACGGCGCCCCCCGTGCTGCCGGTGGTCCCGCCGAAGCTCGACACGGTCATCCAGACCCCACCCGCGCCGCACACGCAGCCGGTGCTGCCGCCGGTCGGGGGTCCTGCGGTGCAGCTGCCGGAGATCCCGACCAACGTGCCACCGCCCATGCCGGTGCCCACCCAGCCGCCGCACGTCGGGTTGCCCGTCGACGCCGTCCAAGCGGCCTCCGCGGCCGTCATCGACGCCCCGAGCCAGACCTCCGCTCCGGTGGGGCAGCCCTCCGGTGGCGCTCCCGGTGCCGGGTCGACGGTCGGTGGCGTGCAGCCCGGTGGCACGACCGCGGCCCCGCCGTCGGGCAACCCACTCGGCGGCAGGCTCACCGGCGTGAACCTGGGTGGCACGCCCATCGTCGGGAACATCCCGAGCACGTCCGCGCCCTCCGCGACCCCGCGCCCAGCCACTCCTGGCGTTCTCGGCGTGCCCGCGCAGACACCCGGTGGCGGCAAGCAGTTGGCCCCGCCCCCGCAGCAGCAGAAGCCCCAGCCGGTCCGCGCCGAGCCTGGCGCCAAAGCCGCTGAGCAGGCGGCCAAGACCGGCGAGGGCACGCGGTCGCAGACCGGCGCCAAGGCCGCCAACACCGCGGCCCGCGTCGGCGACTCGACCAGTCGACCGCTCGCCGACCAGAGCGGCCGGGGAGCCGACGCACCGAAGAACGCGCTCAGGTCCGGCGAGCCCACCAGGGCGCCGGAGGGCTCCAAGCAGCAGATCGCCGCGAAGCTGTCCGACCTCACCGCCAAGACCGACTCCCAGCCCAACCGGATCGCCGAGGCGTTGCAGACCGGCAAGCCCGGGGAGTCCGGCAAGGGCAGTCCGCTCGGTCAAGGCAAGCTCACCGGCGCAGTGCCGCAGCCAGACCAGCCCGTCGCTGCCCCGGACCAACCGGCTAAGAGCGCCGAGAAGCGCGAAGAGGGCGGCGGCTTCGCCGTGGTGCCTATAGTCGTCGGCCCGTTCAAGGGCCGCGCGGACAAGGGCGCGCAGAGCCTCTCGCAGTCGCAGATGTTCCCGGGCGGGCGTATGCCCGCTGCGTCGCTCGCGCCCATGCGGCAGCTCGCGCCGCCCCCGGCGGACGTGGACTTCGCCGCAGGACTGCGCTTCCCGCCCGGTGACCACCCCAAGTCCGAACTGGCTGACAGCGCCACCCCGGTCCAGCACGCCGCGCCAACCCGTGGCCGCACTGCTCCGGACCTGCTGCACAGCTACGACCCGCAGGGCGGGATACACGAGCGCGACTGGGACCGCCGCTTCTTGGTCCGCCCGTTCGACCCCAACTCGCAGCGGCGCACCGAGTACGCCTGGCCCACCAGCGAGCTCTATCCCGAAGGCGGCGCAGCGCCAGGAGAGGCTCTTGTGCTCCCCGAGGGAACGGTGCTCGACCGGTTCGGCACCGCCAATGGCCGGGTCTTCAGCGCTGACGGCACCAGGTTCGCTCGCCGGTCGCTGCCACCCGCCCACGCCAGCGCGGGCTACCGTCGCTACCGCGTAGTGCAGCCGCTGCCCGTATGGCGGGCGGTGTCCGCGCCGTGGTTCGGGCAGCCTGGTGGCGGTGAGCGCTACCGCGCCACCCACTCCGCCGCGGAGTTGGTCGCTCTTGGTCTGTTGGAGGAAACCCCGTGA